From one Meles meles chromosome 18, mMelMel3.1 paternal haplotype, whole genome shotgun sequence genomic stretch:
- the RFFL gene encoding E3 ubiquitin-protein ligase rififylin isoform X2 has translation MAEETESDFIMWATCCNWFCLDGQPEEAPPAQGARTQAYSNPGYSSFPSPTGSEPSCKACGAHFANMARKQQTCLDCKKNFCMTCSSQVGNGPRLCLLCQRVRATAFQREELMKMKVKDLRDYLSLHDVSTETCREKEELVLLVLGQQPVISQEGRTRTPTLSPDFPEHQAFPTQPHARTVPPTSARLPTSPTQATSVSPAQAQESQQANGHVSQDQEEPVYLESTARAPAEEETQSVDSEDSFVPGRRASLSDLTDLEDIEGLTVRQLKEILARNFVNYKGCCEKWELMERVTRLYKDQKGLQHLVCGAEDQNGGAVPPSVEENLCRICMDSPIDCVLLECGHMVTCTKCGKRMNECPICRQYVIRAVHVFRS, from the exons ATTTTATCATGTGGGCAACCTGCTGCAACTGGTTCTGCTTGGATGGACAGCCTGAGGAGGCCCCACCGGCGCAGGGAGCCAGGACGCAGGCCTACTCCAACCCTGGGTAcagctccttcccttccccaacgGGCTCGGAACCAAGCTGCAAGGCCTGTGGGGCCCACTTCGCAAACATGGCCAGGAAG CAGCAGACCTGCCTCGACTGCAAGAAAAATTTCTGCATGACCTGTTCGAGCCAAGTGGGGAACGGGCCCcgcctctgcctcctctgccagCGAGTCCGAGCCACGGCCTTTCAGCGGGAGGAGCTCATGAAGATGAAGGTGAAGGACCTCAGGGACTATCTCAGTCTCCATGACGTCTCTACCGAAACGTGCCGGGAGAAAGAGGAGCTGGTGCTCCTGGTGCTTGGCCAGCAGCCTGTAATCTCTCAGGAGGGCAGGACTCGCACCCCCACCCTGTCCCCGGACTTCCCTGAGCACCAGGCCTTCCCAACGCAGCCTCATGCCAGGACAGTACCTCCTACCTCGGCGAGACTCCCCACTTCGCCCACACAAGCCACCTCTGTGTCCCCCGCCCAGGCTCAGGAAAGCCAGCAG GCCAATGGCCATGTGTCTCAGGACCAAGAGGAACCTGTCTACCTGGAGAGCACAGCCAGAGCACCTGCTGAGGAGGAGACCCAG TCTGTCGACTCAGAGGACAGCTTCGTCCCGGGCCGGAGGGCTTCCCTGTCTGACCTGACCGACCTGGAGGACATCGAAGGTCTGACCGTGCGGCAGCTGAAAGAGATCCTGGCACGCAACTTCGTCAACTACAAGGGCTGCTGCGAGAAGTGGGAGCTGATGGAGAGGGTGACGCGGCTGTACAAGGACCAGAAGGGGCTCCAGCACCTGG tgtGTGGTGCTGAAGACCAAAACG GTGGAGCAGTGCCGCCCAGTGTGGAGGAGAACCTGTGCAGGATCTGCATGGACTCGCCCATTGACTGTGTCTTGCTGGAGTGCGGTCACATGGTCACCTGCACCAAGTGCGGCAAGCGCATGAATGAGTGTCCCATCTGTCGGCAGTACGTGATCCGAGCCGTGCACGTATTCAGATCCTGA
- the RFFL gene encoding E3 ubiquitin-protein ligase rififylin isoform X5 — MWATCCNWFCLDGQPEEAPPAQGARTQAYSNPGYSSFPSPTGSEPSCKACGAHFANMARKQQTCLDCKKNFCMTCSSQVGNGPRLCLLCQRVRATAFQREELMKMKVKDLRDYLSLHDVSTETCREKEELVLLVLGQQPVISQEGRTRTPTLSPDFPEHQAFPTQPHARTVPPTSARLPTSPTQATSVSPAQAQESQQANGHVSQDQEEPVYLESTARAPAEEETQSVDSEDSFVPGRRASLSDLTDLEDIEGLTVRQLKEILARNFVNYKGCCEKWELMERVTRLYKDQKGLQHLVCGAEDQNGGAVPPSVEENLCRICMDSPIDCVLLECGHMVTCTKCGKRMNECPICRQYVIRAVHVFRS, encoded by the exons ATGTGGGCAACCTGCTGCAACTGGTTCTGCTTGGATGGACAGCCTGAGGAGGCCCCACCGGCGCAGGGAGCCAGGACGCAGGCCTACTCCAACCCTGGGTAcagctccttcccttccccaacgGGCTCGGAACCAAGCTGCAAGGCCTGTGGGGCCCACTTCGCAAACATGGCCAGGAAG CAGCAGACCTGCCTCGACTGCAAGAAAAATTTCTGCATGACCTGTTCGAGCCAAGTGGGGAACGGGCCCcgcctctgcctcctctgccagCGAGTCCGAGCCACGGCCTTTCAGCGGGAGGAGCTCATGAAGATGAAGGTGAAGGACCTCAGGGACTATCTCAGTCTCCATGACGTCTCTACCGAAACGTGCCGGGAGAAAGAGGAGCTGGTGCTCCTGGTGCTTGGCCAGCAGCCTGTAATCTCTCAGGAGGGCAGGACTCGCACCCCCACCCTGTCCCCGGACTTCCCTGAGCACCAGGCCTTCCCAACGCAGCCTCATGCCAGGACAGTACCTCCTACCTCGGCGAGACTCCCCACTTCGCCCACACAAGCCACCTCTGTGTCCCCCGCCCAGGCTCAGGAAAGCCAGCAG GCCAATGGCCATGTGTCTCAGGACCAAGAGGAACCTGTCTACCTGGAGAGCACAGCCAGAGCACCTGCTGAGGAGGAGACCCAG TCTGTCGACTCAGAGGACAGCTTCGTCCCGGGCCGGAGGGCTTCCCTGTCTGACCTGACCGACCTGGAGGACATCGAAGGTCTGACCGTGCGGCAGCTGAAAGAGATCCTGGCACGCAACTTCGTCAACTACAAGGGCTGCTGCGAGAAGTGGGAGCTGATGGAGAGGGTGACGCGGCTGTACAAGGACCAGAAGGGGCTCCAGCACCTGG tgtGTGGTGCTGAAGACCAAAACG GTGGAGCAGTGCCGCCCAGTGTGGAGGAGAACCTGTGCAGGATCTGCATGGACTCGCCCATTGACTGTGTCTTGCTGGAGTGCGGTCACATGGTCACCTGCACCAAGTGCGGCAAGCGCATGAATGAGTGTCCCATCTGTCGGCAGTACGTGATCCGAGCCGTGCACGTATTCAGATCCTGA
- the RFFL gene encoding E3 ubiquitin-protein ligase rififylin isoform X3, which produces MWATCCNWFCLDGQPEEAPPAQGARTQAYSNPGYSSFPSPTGSEPSCKACGAHFANMARKQQTCLDCKKNFCMTCSSQVGNGPRLCLLCQRVRATAFQREELMKMKVKDLRDYLSLHDVSTETCREKEELVLLVLGQQPVISQEGRTRTPTLSPDFPEHQAFPTQPHARTVPPTSARLPTSPTQATSVSPAQAQESQQSVDSEDSFVPGRRASLSDLTDLEDIEGLTVRQLKEILARNFVNYKGCCEKWELMERVTRLYKDQKGLQHLVCGAEDQNGGAVPPSVEENLCRICMDSPIDCVLLECGHMVTCTKCGKRMNECPICRQYVIRAVHVFRS; this is translated from the exons ATGTGGGCAACCTGCTGCAACTGGTTCTGCTTGGATGGACAGCCTGAGGAGGCCCCACCGGCGCAGGGAGCCAGGACGCAGGCCTACTCCAACCCTGGGTAcagctccttcccttccccaacgGGCTCGGAACCAAGCTGCAAGGCCTGTGGGGCCCACTTCGCAAACATGGCCAGGAAG CAGCAGACCTGCCTCGACTGCAAGAAAAATTTCTGCATGACCTGTTCGAGCCAAGTGGGGAACGGGCCCcgcctctgcctcctctgccagCGAGTCCGAGCCACGGCCTTTCAGCGGGAGGAGCTCATGAAGATGAAGGTGAAGGACCTCAGGGACTATCTCAGTCTCCATGACGTCTCTACCGAAACGTGCCGGGAGAAAGAGGAGCTGGTGCTCCTGGTGCTTGGCCAGCAGCCTGTAATCTCTCAGGAGGGCAGGACTCGCACCCCCACCCTGTCCCCGGACTTCCCTGAGCACCAGGCCTTCCCAACGCAGCCTCATGCCAGGACAGTACCTCCTACCTCGGCGAGACTCCCCACTTCGCCCACACAAGCCACCTCTGTGTCCCCCGCCCAGGCTCAGGAAAGCCAGCAG TCTGTCGACTCAGAGGACAGCTTCGTCCCGGGCCGGAGGGCTTCCCTGTCTGACCTGACCGACCTGGAGGACATCGAAGGTCTGACCGTGCGGCAGCTGAAAGAGATCCTGGCACGCAACTTCGTCAACTACAAGGGCTGCTGCGAGAAGTGGGAGCTGATGGAGAGGGTGACGCGGCTGTACAAGGACCAGAAGGGGCTCCAGCACCTGG tgtGTGGTGCTGAAGACCAAAACG GTGGAGCAGTGCCGCCCAGTGTGGAGGAGAACCTGTGCAGGATCTGCATGGACTCGCCCATTGACTGTGTCTTGCTGGAGTGCGGTCACATGGTCACCTGCACCAAGTGCGGCAAGCGCATGAATGAGTGTCCCATCTGTCGGCAGTACGTGATCCGAGCCGTGCACGTATTCAGATCCTGA
- the RFFL gene encoding E3 ubiquitin-protein ligase rififylin isoform X1, with translation MWATCCNWFCLDGQPEEAPPAQGARTQAYSNPGYSSFPSPTGSEPSCKACGAHFANMARKQTCLDCKKNFCMTCSSQVGNGPRLCLLCQRVRATAFQREELMKMKVKDLRDYLSLHDVSTETCREKEELVLLVLGQQPVISQEGRTRTPTLSPDFPEHQAFPTQPHARTVPPTSARLPTSPTQATSVSPAQAQESQQANGHVSQDQEEPVYLESTARAPAEEETQSVDSEDSFVPGRRASLSDLTDLEDIEGLTVRQLKEILARNFVNYKGCCEKWELMERVTRLYKDQKGLQHLVCGAEDQNGGAVPPSVEENLCRICMDSPIDCVLLECGHMVTCTKCGKRMNECPICRQYVIRAVHVFRS, from the exons ATGTGGGCAACCTGCTGCAACTGGTTCTGCTTGGATGGACAGCCTGAGGAGGCCCCACCGGCGCAGGGAGCCAGGACGCAGGCCTACTCCAACCCTGGGTAcagctccttcccttccccaacgGGCTCGGAACCAAGCTGCAAGGCCTGTGGGGCCCACTTCGCAAACATGGCCAGGAAG CAGACCTGCCTCGACTGCAAGAAAAATTTCTGCATGACCTGTTCGAGCCAAGTGGGGAACGGGCCCcgcctctgcctcctctgccagCGAGTCCGAGCCACGGCCTTTCAGCGGGAGGAGCTCATGAAGATGAAGGTGAAGGACCTCAGGGACTATCTCAGTCTCCATGACGTCTCTACCGAAACGTGCCGGGAGAAAGAGGAGCTGGTGCTCCTGGTGCTTGGCCAGCAGCCTGTAATCTCTCAGGAGGGCAGGACTCGCACCCCCACCCTGTCCCCGGACTTCCCTGAGCACCAGGCCTTCCCAACGCAGCCTCATGCCAGGACAGTACCTCCTACCTCGGCGAGACTCCCCACTTCGCCCACACAAGCCACCTCTGTGTCCCCCGCCCAGGCTCAGGAAAGCCAGCAG GCCAATGGCCATGTGTCTCAGGACCAAGAGGAACCTGTCTACCTGGAGAGCACAGCCAGAGCACCTGCTGAGGAGGAGACCCAG TCTGTCGACTCAGAGGACAGCTTCGTCCCGGGCCGGAGGGCTTCCCTGTCTGACCTGACCGACCTGGAGGACATCGAAGGTCTGACCGTGCGGCAGCTGAAAGAGATCCTGGCACGCAACTTCGTCAACTACAAGGGCTGCTGCGAGAAGTGGGAGCTGATGGAGAGGGTGACGCGGCTGTACAAGGACCAGAAGGGGCTCCAGCACCTGG tgtGTGGTGCTGAAGACCAAAACG GTGGAGCAGTGCCGCCCAGTGTGGAGGAGAACCTGTGCAGGATCTGCATGGACTCGCCCATTGACTGTGTCTTGCTGGAGTGCGGTCACATGGTCACCTGCACCAAGTGCGGCAAGCGCATGAATGAGTGTCCCATCTGTCGGCAGTACGTGATCCGAGCCGTGCACGTATTCAGATCCTGA
- the RFFL gene encoding E3 ubiquitin-protein ligase rififylin isoform X4, producing MWATCCNWFCLDGQPEEAPPAQGARTQAYSNPGYSSFPSPTGSEPSCKACGAHFANMARKQTCLDCKKNFCMTCSSQVGNGPRLCLLCQRVRATAFQREELMKMKVKDLRDYLSLHDVSTETCREKEELVLLVLGQQPVISQEGRTRTPTLSPDFPEHQAFPTQPHARTVPPTSARLPTSPTQATSVSPAQAQESQQSVDSEDSFVPGRRASLSDLTDLEDIEGLTVRQLKEILARNFVNYKGCCEKWELMERVTRLYKDQKGLQHLVCGAEDQNGGAVPPSVEENLCRICMDSPIDCVLLECGHMVTCTKCGKRMNECPICRQYVIRAVHVFRS from the exons ATGTGGGCAACCTGCTGCAACTGGTTCTGCTTGGATGGACAGCCTGAGGAGGCCCCACCGGCGCAGGGAGCCAGGACGCAGGCCTACTCCAACCCTGGGTAcagctccttcccttccccaacgGGCTCGGAACCAAGCTGCAAGGCCTGTGGGGCCCACTTCGCAAACATGGCCAGGAAG CAGACCTGCCTCGACTGCAAGAAAAATTTCTGCATGACCTGTTCGAGCCAAGTGGGGAACGGGCCCcgcctctgcctcctctgccagCGAGTCCGAGCCACGGCCTTTCAGCGGGAGGAGCTCATGAAGATGAAGGTGAAGGACCTCAGGGACTATCTCAGTCTCCATGACGTCTCTACCGAAACGTGCCGGGAGAAAGAGGAGCTGGTGCTCCTGGTGCTTGGCCAGCAGCCTGTAATCTCTCAGGAGGGCAGGACTCGCACCCCCACCCTGTCCCCGGACTTCCCTGAGCACCAGGCCTTCCCAACGCAGCCTCATGCCAGGACAGTACCTCCTACCTCGGCGAGACTCCCCACTTCGCCCACACAAGCCACCTCTGTGTCCCCCGCCCAGGCTCAGGAAAGCCAGCAG TCTGTCGACTCAGAGGACAGCTTCGTCCCGGGCCGGAGGGCTTCCCTGTCTGACCTGACCGACCTGGAGGACATCGAAGGTCTGACCGTGCGGCAGCTGAAAGAGATCCTGGCACGCAACTTCGTCAACTACAAGGGCTGCTGCGAGAAGTGGGAGCTGATGGAGAGGGTGACGCGGCTGTACAAGGACCAGAAGGGGCTCCAGCACCTGG tgtGTGGTGCTGAAGACCAAAACG GTGGAGCAGTGCCGCCCAGTGTGGAGGAGAACCTGTGCAGGATCTGCATGGACTCGCCCATTGACTGTGTCTTGCTGGAGTGCGGTCACATGGTCACCTGCACCAAGTGCGGCAAGCGCATGAATGAGTGTCCCATCTGTCGGCAGTACGTGATCCGAGCCGTGCACGTATTCAGATCCTGA